The Brienomyrus brachyistius isolate T26 chromosome 9, BBRACH_0.4, whole genome shotgun sequence genome contains the following window.
ATTAAATATTTCATAACAATCTGAGGTTATTAATTGTTAAATGTCAAATGTGTCTCAGCATTGATGGTCTTCCATATATTATGGATGTAACGATAAACGTAATATTGTGATATCGCGATAAAAAATACCTCAAAACCGTTGTCGGACTGTTCCGATATCAACCAAGATTTCATGTGGTTGTTTCGCATATATAAGTCAGGCCTCACAAAATACATACTACATTAACGAATGCTTTGTGCTCTATTAGCTGTGTGTAACCCACCTTAAATCCATTACAAAACAACTATTACAACAATAACTTATAAATTggtcaaataaaaacaaaaacatttacagTATCTTAACACGATAATTTACCCAAGAAAAAAGATCATTGTATGCAGATTGTGAGGTGATGTCACCAAGTAACGTGAAGAGTGCGGGTTGTTTTTTGCAGAAGCGGTTGAGGAAGGCAAATGCTGCCAAAGGATTTAGAAATCGGTAAAAAGAAAAGCTGTAAAATCAAGTTCAGCAAGTTATGTGGTGTAAGAAGGTTTTTTAAAATTAACTAAAGGAAAAGGAAGATGGAAATGTTTTTCTGTGCTACATTGACACTTCCGAAGATTTGGAACGGATATTCCTGCATGTGCTTCACCGAACAGGGACCCACCGAACAGAGTTCATAGCAGGATGACGAGCTGGACCCATGGAGCAACTGTGAAGGATAAGTAGAGGGAATTTTGAATTTCTTACAATGTGTGCAGTTAGGATATGATGGACTGAATTGAACTATATATTTATggcttaattatttttattatttttcatttaggtATTTCTTTAACTATATGTGAATGAGGCAGCCAGTCACACACTTCTGTGATGTCTTAACTGCATAATTTACATCTTCCTCAAAGTCATTCTCTACGAGTGTATGTCTCCGGTCAAATGGTACGCTTTCCGGAGTTTTCTTCAGTGTCCGAGATTGGATGTAGGCTTATCAAGTTTATTGGAATTCGTAATTCTTTCACATACTTTTTGTAGTAAATTGTCACCACGTCTTTACAGATCTTCACAAAATTATCATATTTTCCTCCGATTTACATATAGCCAGCTGAGTTTGGAGTGGTGACGACATTTTGCACTGCTCGGTCAGTACAGTTACAAGTAGTGAAGTGGAGAATGAAGGGCAAACAACTGCAGAGCCAAACTTGTGTGAGGGTGAAGACTATCGCTATAGAACTGAACAATATTGTGATATTAGTCACCTTTGCGCTGTTATGCGTCTGTGTGATTTAGAACTGAGATCCCCCACCCACCCCGAAATTGTATTctaaataatatgtaatatttagCAGGTCAACATGCCGATCTGTTGTTGGGCTTGAGTTTATCTTAAGTGATGAAGGGTTTCTGATGACCTTTGGACAATGTTTGTTGTCTATTGTTGGTAATTGATTTCCAATAATAAATGCAAACATTTGCAAAATGTAATCATGCCTTGCCAACTATAATATTGATAAGAATATTAACAGCTGAAAAGATCCCTTAATGGTAAATGTTGAataaattcatgatttaatttgcgatTAATTTGTAATTAACTATGGACAGTTGTGTGATTACTCacgtttaaatattttaatgtattgacAGCCCTAATGTAAATGTATTCATGATTCTTCATGTTCTACAATAAATAATTACTAAAGATTGCTATTCTAAATTTTGAGGTGTCATTATCTTTTACCCCATCACTCCCATCGAACCTAGAACTGGCCAGTAGCACAACTAAGTGGACCCAAAATAGGGTTAAAAGTGTTACACGTGCACTGTTTTCACGCATTATTTAGATCGTTAGTATGTATGGGCATGGCCTATATTTCACGTGGTGAAAACAGACCTGGTGGAAAAATGGCAGAAAACAATACTTCGGAATTGCAGATTGTGTTTTGATTAAAAGATCCAGCTGTAATAATTCATATTTTATACCGTGATAATTATTGTACCATGAACCTTTTGTCGCGATATTATTGTACCATGAGTTttggtatcgttacatccctaacaTATATTGTTAATTAATACCATGGAGTTAACaggtaaaaaaacaataaacccCAAGACAGTTCCAGGAACTGAGAGGGTGGGCCTCCCGGGGACACTACAGCACTACAGAGTAGCTGAAAGAATTTGACTGTACATGGGAGGCAAGTATCACTCAATGAATCAGCATCATAGACAGATCATTACCTCTGTGTCCATACCAGGCCTGTCCTGTTCAGAGGTGGGGTCAAGAGTCTCATCCTTGGTCTCCTGTTCTTCTGACATCTCTAGCTGGCTCTCCTTCTTCCTTTGGGCTACGGTCTGCCTCCCCCTGCTCTTCAATTGTACTGAACCTGCACTATCCTGCTCCTCTTTTTGATCCCCCTGGTCTTCTTCCCTctcctcctgctttattttcttCGCAGAGGCTGCGCCTGACATTCCTttcctcacagcaggctgggaTATCTCCCCCTTCACCCCCCTTTCTCCCATTTCATCCCCGTCtagctcctctcctctcctcttcccAGTCCTATGAGATTTCCGCCTGTCCACAGGCACCTTGAGAGTGTTGGTCTGTTCCCCGTCATCCAGAACTCCCTTCAGGTCATGTTTTTGGGACCTGGTCCGACCCTTTGACCTAGAATGCAGCACCTTTTCGCCATCAGCTTCCGAGTCCTTGATGGTCTGGTCAGCTTCAGTAGTTGCTGTATCTGAGGGACTAACTTTACCACTCTTGCAAACTCCTCCATCATTCATACTCGGCCCTGGAACATCTTTTTCCAAAACTTGACTTGCTTTTGCTGAACTGTGATGTGTTTCCTTGTCCTCTGTGTCAGCTCCCTTTGTGGTGCTGGACCTGGTGTTCTGCACAATTTCAGTCTGCATGGCCCTTTCTGCAGAAGTTCCCATGGAGCTGGATGTTGCACAACTCCCCATTTCCCCATTTGAGGCCAGGTTTCCTTCTCCCTGCACACTGAGAGTGGTGTACTCACTCTGACTATTTCCCTTCTGGCCCTTCCTGATAtggcctctcccctgtgtgccAATGCTAGATGTGGACTTCTCAGAGCTGACTGAGGCAACCAAGCTACACCGGGAGCTGGCTCTGGTTCCCCGCCTCAGTTCGGGTTCAGGCATGGCTGTGTCATTGTCACAAGACCTGGGTTCGTCAGCTACAGCAAGCCCTCCCCTGGTCCTCTTCCATCTGCCTTGACTGGAGCTTCTctgctcttcctcctcatcctcctcctcatctTTCTCTCTTTCCTTGCAAACCTGTTCCTGTTTCCTTTTTCCTCTGGCTGATTTTCTCTTAATCTTTTTTTCCTTCATCAAATCCTCTTCATCTTCTTTCATTTGTTCTCcatgtttttcttttcctttccttACATTCTTTCTCCTGTCTTGCTCCTTCTCCAGCCTCTCTTTTTCTTCCCTCTCTTCCTGCTCCTTCTGCAGCCTTTCTTGCTccttcctctcctcctccctctccttttccttctccagcctctctctctcctccctctcttCCTGCTCCTTCTCTAGCCTTTTCTGCTCCTTCCTTTTCTTCtccagcctctctctctccttcctttccttctccagtttctctctctcttccctctcttcctgctccttctccagcctctctctctcctccctctcttCCTGCTCCTTCTCTAGCCTTTTCTGCTCCTTCCTTTTCTTCtccagcctctctctctccttcctttccttctccagtttctctctctcttccctctcttcctgctccttcctctccttctccAGCTTTTCCTTCtctagtctctctctctcctccctctcttCCTGCTCCTTTCTTTCCTTCTCcagtttctctctctcctcagTCTCTTTCCGCTCCTTCTCCAGCCTCTTTCTCTCCTCCCTCTCCTTTTCCagcttctctctctcctcccgcTCCTTCCCTTCCTTCTccagtttctctctctcttccctctCTTCCTTCTCTTTCTTCTCCAGCCTTTCCTTCTCtagcctctctctctcctccctctcttCCTGCTCCTTTCTTTCCTTCTccagtttctctctctcttccctctgcttcctttccttctccagcCTTGCTCTTTCCTCCCTCTCTTCCTGCTCCTTTCTTTCCTTCTCCAGCCTCTCTCTTTCCTCCCTCTCTTCTCGCTCCTTCTTTTCCTTTTCCAGCACCTCTCTCTCCTCCCGCTCCTTACTTTCCTTCTccagtttctctctctcttccctctgcttcctttccttctccagcCTTGCTCTTTCCTCCCTCTCTTCCTGCTCCTTTCTTTCCTTCTCCAGCCTCTCTCTTTCCTCCCTCTCTTCTCGCTCCTTTTCCTTTTCCAGCACCTTTCTCTCCTCCCGCTccttcctttccttctccagtttctctctctcttccctctCTTCCTGCTCCTTACTTTCCTTCTCCAGCCTTGctctctcctccctctcttCCAGCTCCTTCCTTTCCTTATCCAGCCtttctctttccttcctttcttcCTGTTCCCTCCTCTCATTCTCCAGCCTCTCTCTTTCCTCCCTCTCTTCCTGCTCCTTcctcttttttttaaacctttTGCCATCTTTTCTTTCACTGTTCTCCCTTTCCTCTCCTCTTACCTCATCCCCTTCATTTTCTTCTGTTCCCCTGGACCTCATCACCCTGTCCTTCCCCTTTTTCTGACTCTTTCTCCCCCTTGTCCTTCTGCTCCCTTCTGCTTCCATATCACTGTCCACATCTTCGTCTGGCACAGCCTTTCTTCTCAACCCATTCCCCGTCGGCATCCCCCCTGCCTTTGAGATCCCTCTTGTTTCTCTCTTTTGGGGTTCTTGATCAACTGCAGCTCGCCTCTGACTCCTAGTGCTTCTACCAGGCTGCTTGTcttcctcatttcctcttcttgACCCCCTTTGACTCTGCAACTGACTACTTTTCACtccatcctcttcctcctcaggcACCAACTCTGCCACTCCCACTGCTTCCAGAACAGATACCGGCTGAGTGTCAGCGGTGGAGAGATGGGAGTTTGCCTGGAAATCTCTCTGAtggtcctcccccctccccacttgtATATTCATAATGTCATCAGCGCAAATTTGCACGGCCCCAGCAGCCTCCCCAGCAGCTTCCATGACGTAAGCCTGGGTGGCATCCAGGTCTCTATCCATCTCCACGGTACCGCTGCTTAAAGTAACAGTGTCTGCTGCATATGCCTGGGTGGCATTCAGCTCATCCTCCGCAATGAGGCCTAACTGTGCCGGCCGGCTAGAGGAGCCAGGGCACTCATGGCTGCTGTCTGGCAGCCCAAGCTGGAAGGAGTACGCCATGGTGGGCTGCTCCTCAAAGCCTGGAGGAGCGGAGGACTCTGAGGATGGGGGGCTGCTCAACACAGAGGGCAGCTTAGCTGCTGGGCCCCCCGTACTGCTGCCACCTGGAGCCTCTGACACAAACGACTGAGTTTCTGCTATGAAGAAGTCGTCATCTTTCAGGTCATCCTGGTCGCCTTCAGAAGGCCTGCTTGGGAATACCGGTGGTATCGGAGGACCTGGACGTAAAAGGAGATGATGTCATTCCTACCAGCAGCATGTACAGTTATGTGAAAAACAAAGTACAGCTTCTTTCAAATGTAAGGTTTTATGTATCAGGACTTCCTCTGGTTCTTAGGTTATTACAACCTCAGATGAACAACACATGAATTGCTGCTGCCCAACAATCTGGGATGGGTTATAAGGCCATTTCCA
Protein-coding sequences here:
- the mdc1 gene encoding mediator of DNA damage checkpoint protein 1; the encoded protein is MDETQRLDDSFMDDRFELDADQAIKPLAKLRVFKNEHIPETELPLYLGENMMGRDPISCSLPLDARSVSKQHAVISLSVFPGDRIHVSPVVEALVWDLGSMNGTRKGRFRLTPHVRYALTDGDSVVLADLPCQYIDTSEVLREGSAEPERVMGGGELPAKGRGRSLTTRMGKEHESTEGGWSNSIKNTKLKGNVKGGRMGSETVTPSVVRSMSLSLAQTPACPENLHVLELDSDSDDSTRARKGPTCSTFLSPMNSIVPESEDENSVTPSSSVKDNSHQRMNQGGKGPATTKRKPQMLVYDSDSELEEQETLTKKHSITCLGDMANEQQGLPEGMAIDATPNGRTGPSEDVGMDKSEAGPSSDVPQPCKPGSQVSSGGGSRTADSEEELKDLPQRSDHHSLGNNDPKKSSIQDGPSASKPSFSMDSDTDVEGEEGSEQVVGLGSGTEATDKTCKSPRTSMVQPEEFHLDSDTDIEDNEDNAPMSPSTLSPNVKPSSTTTIVQTEFHRDSDRESKGSEDSPGELVPPNPKPSTGLTEPLLVKCPGLHLSSDTDDEATDDDPFATSVRETQGKRGTQQPAGGRVVDLKIDSSSDSDVESSATQLFASTSKPELGSLLHQPALHSSPTRGAAQVSSSDSDTDVEEPGSVKPGLGPRLPAVHLCLDSDTDVEDGGEDGAADTVDGADVLLDVAGGAMASGVVDQKCSTPVTLLPEMDTQLFISMADPFRRPPIPPVFPSRPSEGDQDDLKDDDFFIAETQSFVSEAPGGSSTGGPAAKLPSVLSSPPSSESSAPPGFEEQPTMAYSFQLGLPDSSHECPGSSSRPAQLGLIAEDELNATQAYAADTVTLSSGTVEMDRDLDATQAYVMEAAGEAAGAVQICADDIMNIQVGRGEDHQRDFQANSHLSTADTQPVSVLEAVGVAELVPEEEEDGVKSSQLQSQRGSRRGNEEDKQPGRSTRSQRRAAVDQEPQKRETRGISKAGGMPTGNGLRRKAVPDEDVDSDMEAEGSRRTRGRKSQKKGKDRVMRSRGTEENEGDEVRGEERENSERKDGKRFKKKRKEQEEREERERLENERREQEERKERERLDKERKELEEREERARLEKESKEQEEREEREKLEKERKEREERKVLEKEKEREEREERERLEKERKEQEEREERARLEKERKQREEREKLEKESKEREEREVLEKEKKEREEREERERLEKERKEQEEREERARLEKERKQREEREKLEKERKEQEEREERERLEKERLEKKEKEEREEREKLEKEGKEREEREKLEKEREERKRLEKERKETEEREKLEKERKEQEEREERERLEKEKLEKERKEQEEREEREKLEKERKERERLEKKRKEQKRLEKEQEEREERERLEKEQEEREEREKLEKERKERERLEKKRKEQKRLEKEQEEREERERLEKEKEREEERKEQERLQKEQEEREEKERLEKEQDRRKNVRKGKEKHGEQMKEDEEDLMKEKKIKRKSARGKRKQEQVCKEREKDEEEDEEEEQRSSSQGRWKRTRGGLAVADEPRSCDNDTAMPEPELRRGTRASSRCSLVASVSSEKSTSSIGTQGRGHIRKGQKGNSQSEYTTLSVQGEGNLASNGEMGSCATSSSMGTSAERAMQTEIVQNTRSSTTKGADTEDKETHHSSAKASQVLEKDVPGPSMNDGGVCKSGKVSPSDTATTEADQTIKDSEADGEKVLHSRSKGRTRSQKHDLKGVLDDGEQTNTLKVPVDRRKSHRTGKRRGEELDGDEMGERGVKGEISQPAVRKGMSGAASAKKIKQEEREEDQGDQKEEQDSAGSVQLKSRGRQTVAQRKKESQLEMSEEQETKDETLDPTSEQDRPGMDTEVPQTPVGRGSRKRVASSKSPAIKTPRRSSIQATSPAVLTGSPQAPKVLFTCVTDEAGEAALSRLGGSLARDVADMTHLVTDRVRRTVKFLCAVARGVPVVTPCWLEKCSKNGAFLSPQAFLVKDVEQERKFNFCLEEALQTARTQPLLQGYEIHVTRSVKPDPAQMKDIITCSGARYLSRMPTVLKPQTVVISCAEDASLCGPALAASIPVLSAEFLLTGILQQKVDLVTHSLVGAGFGAPENVTPKGRRKR